Within the Ensifer canadensis genome, the region TCGACGCGCCCGAATGTGGCGTCGCAGGCGCTGACGACCTTGCGCGCGTCCTCGACCTTTTCGAGGTCTGCCTCGACATAAAGTACCTGCGCGCCGGTTGCCTTGCGGATCTGCTCGGCCTTCGCTTCGCCCTTGGCAACGTTGCGTCCACAGATGACGACACCTTTAGCCCCACGTTCCGCAAACAGGTTGGCGATCGTTGCGCCCAGCCCCTGCGTCCCGCCGGTGACGATGGCGATCTTGCCGTCGAGACGGCCATATTGCTCGGTCATGAAAGTCCTCCCAGAATTGAAAGTGAGATGAAAACAGGGCGACCGGCCCCCGCCGCAGAACGCCGGGGACCGGAAAGATCGATTCTGCCGTTCAGCTCAGCTTGCGCTGTGCCTGCTCGCCAAGCGCGCTTCTGAAATCCGCATCGCTCCACCTGCCTGCCAGCGCCTCATGCATCAGTTGCGCCTGGGTCTTCGGCGCGAGACCGCCCAGCGGCGGATCGCGATCGAGATTGGTCGGGAAGGAATAGCCCTCGGCACAGGACGCAATCGCATTGGCCGCCTCATCGGCCGAAAGCGTGCCGGATGCCACGAGTGCGGTCAGCGCCGGGTAGAGGGCTGCACTCATCCTGGCGCGATCGACGGTCTCCATCGCCCTCCCGAAGGCCGAGGAGACCTGGAGCAGGTTGGCGACGCGCTTGATATCAGTCGAATGATTGCTGCCGGCCGCATGGAAGAGAGCCGGGTTGAAGAAGACGACATCGCCCTTTTCCAACGGCAGCTGCACGTGATGCTGGTCGAAATAGGCCCGGAACTCCGGACGTTTCAACGCGAGATAGCCGGGCACGTAGGTCTGGCTATAGGGAAGGAAAAGCGTTGGACCGCTCTCGATCGGCATGTCGCAATGGGCAACGGCACCTTGCAACGTCAGCACCGGCGACAGCCTGTGCACATGAACAGGATACTGCTCGATGACATCAGAGGTCTGGAATCCCAGATGATAGTCGCGATGGGCCGCCTGCGACGCGCCGCCGGGATTGACGCGATTGACCTGCGCCGTCAGCTGGTAGTTCGGACCAAGCCAGGCTTCGCTGACGAGCGCGATGATGGCGTTGGCGTAATAGGCGGCAAAGTTCTCAGGGCTTTTCAGGCAGTGTTTTTCGAGCGAATTCCAGATCCTGTCGTTAGCGCCGGGCTTGGCAAAGTGGTCGCCGCCGCCACTGTTGGTGCGGTGTTGCTCGTCGATGATGGCGTCAAAGATGCCGCTGGCCGCATCGATGACTGATGTGTCGGCATAGGCGTGCTTGAACACCGCCACCCCGGGCCCGGTTGCCAGCACCTCGCAGATTTCGGCCAGGGCAGCGCGGCGCCCCTCGGTCGTGGCGCAGGCGGCAACCAGGCTGGCGCTGTCATAGATCAGCACATTTTTCTCGCAGGCGAGCGCGTGTGGATAATCAGCAAGGTTCGTCTGCCGCTCCACCTCCGCACGGAACGCCTCGATGTCGCAGGCATCCTCGCTCAGCCACACACGGTCGAGGCGCTGGCGCGCCCTGTTGTCGGTCTTCATCTCGTTCCTCCTCAGAAACTTTCGATGTCCCGACTATAGGCGGCGTGAGATCGTGATATAGAGCAGGAATCCATCAAAAAACCATCAGGAGAGTTCGTCGTTGGCACATCCGTTTCTGGTCAAGGATATCGCCTTTCAGGCGGGACTCAGCACCGCGACCGTCGACCGCGTCCTGAATGAACGTCCCGGCGTGCGCCGGCAGACGGCAGCCCGCGTGCGAGCCGCCATCCGCGAGCTGGAGAAGCAGCAATCGGGATCGGAGATGCAAGGCCAGAAGCGCGCGATCGATATCGTGATGGAGGCGCCGGAGCGCTTCACCGAGGCGGTCAGGCAGGCGTTCGAAACCGAGGCGCCGACCTTCATGCCGACCACGTTTCGCTGCCGGTTCCATTTTGCCGAGATCATGCGGCCGCACGACATCGCGCAGCTGCTCGACCGCGTCCGCCTGCGTGGGACCGACGGCGTCGTGTTGAAGGCACCTGATGTGCCCGAAATCGTTGGCGCCGTCGCCCGCCTCGAACAGGCGGGAATTGCGGTCGTCGCGCTTGTCACCGATCTGCCGAACTCGGCGCGCACCGCCTATGCCGGGGCCGACAACCGCGCGGCCGGCGAGACGGCGGCCTATCTCGTGGGCGAACGGTTCGCCGGGCAGGCAGCAACCGTGCTCGTGACGATTTCGAGCAGCCGTTTTCGTGGCGAGGAGGAACGCGAAATCGGCTTTCGCCGGGTGCTCCGCGAGCACTATCCGGCGATCCGCATCGTCGAGATCAGCGAAGGCTACGGCAAGGACGCCGAAACCGGTGTTCTTGCAGCAAGAGCGCTTGCGACAGACGCCGACATCAATGCCGCCTATTCGATCGGCGGCGGCAACCGCGCCGTGCTGGCCGCCTTCGAGCGCCTCGGCCGCGACTGCAGCCTGTTCATCGCTCATGACCTCGACCAGGACAATCTGGCGCTGCTGCGCCAACGCCGGATCCATTTCGTCCTGCATCATGACTTGCGCAGCGACGCCCGCATGACTTTTCGCGCTATTCTCGCACGACGGAGCGGCGCCGGGCAAAAGCTGGGCGGAAGCCGACTGTCGGCCGTCGAGGTGATTACACCCTACAACGTGCCCATCATTTGAAAGGCGGGCCCCGCGACGACACGGGGCCGGTCTCTCACTCCGGCAAAAGCACGATCTTTCCGGAAAAGCTGCGGTCTTCGAGCCGCGCATGGGCTGCCGCACCGTCCGACAGTGCGAAGGTCTCGATGCGCGGACGTTCGATGATACCAGCGCGCAGGGCCTGGAACAGACGCTCTGCCCGGCTTAGCCGTTGCTGCCGGTCTGTCAGAAAATCCCAGAGATCGCCGCCAACGACGGTTTTCGAATTTTCCATGAGATAGCGCGGATCGACCAGCGGCGCCGGCCCACCCGCCATGCCGAATGTCACCAGCGTGCCGCGCGAGCGCACCGCCGAGAGACTGTCGAGCAAGGTTATGCCGACCGAATCATAGGCGACATTGACCCCACCGGCGCTCAAGGTGCGCACCTTGTCCGGCCAGCCCTCGTCATATCCGAGCGCATGGGCAGCACCGGCGGCCTTGGCAAGGGCCTGCTTTTCCAGCGTCGAGGCCATGGCGATGACGCTTGCGCCCCGCGCGATGGCGAGCCGGATCAGCAATTGCCCAACGCCACCGCCTGCCGCCTGGACAAGAACCGTGTCACCGGCCCGGACGCTATAGCTGTCCTCAACCAGATACTGCGCCGTCAGCCCCTGCAGCAGGAGCGCTGCCGCCGCCTCGAAGCCGATATCAACAGGAAGCGGAATCGCCCGCTCCAAAGGCACGGTCACCCGCGTTGCATTGGCAAACGGCACGTCGGCAAACCCTATCCTGTCGCCGAGGGCGATGCCTTCAACGCCTTCACCGACCGCGATGACCTCACCGGCCCCTTCATAGCCGGCAATAAAGGGTGCCTTGCCGGCGAGCACATAATTGCCCTTGCGCCGGTAGATGTCGGCGAAGTTCAGCCCGATCGCCCGCATGGCGAGCTGGATGTGGCCGGGCGGCACGGCCGGGTCGGCAACCTCGCGGTAGCTCAGCACCTCGGGCCCACCGAACGAGTCGAACACCAATGCATGCATGATCACTTCCCCCTATCGGATGAGCGTACGGACGAATTCGTCGCCGAGCCCGACGGACTTACAGTGTGCCGCATACCGATCGAGCCTGACGAGCACATCGTCATACCCTTCGGCGTTGCCGTCCTCGTCGAGATAGACCAGGGGGCCGAACACATGGAACAGCGCCTTCATATGCCCGGCCTCCGGATGCACGTAGAGCGTATGAATGTCTCCCGCCGGCTCGAAGATGAAGGTGCCGCGTCGTGCTATCCAGTCGCGCTCACGATACCCCCAAGTGCCCTCGAGCGTCCAACCGGTAACCGGATTGGAATGGCGATGCCGCTCGATCGTGCCGGCTCCCTTCGCCTTGAAGAGGCTGACCCAGCTCCCGCCGCGCACGTCAAACAGCAAGGGCAAGGAAAAGGCACTGTCGCCAAATGGCAGCCATCGCCGCTCGTCGGCCTCCGCATCGGCAACGAGCAGCTCGTCTACTCCATATCTGCTTTCGGCAATGTTGATCACAGTCCATCCTCCCGTTAACTTCAACAATTGGGAATTATCTACTATAGTGGATTTCGTCAACAGAATTGAGAATCGTCGATTTTGCCTCTATCTGTTGCGCGAGGAGACGCCATGCCGAAGCTGACCATCACCCGCCGCCCCGCCGAACAGAGATTGCGCACGACTGAGGAGCGTCCGGCCGAACTCGGTGCAAGGGTCAAGGAGCTCAGAATCGCGCGCGACTGGACACTAGAAGAGGCGAGCCAGCATATCGGCCTGTCGCGTTCGGCCCTGTCGAAGATTGAGCGCAACGAGATGTCACCGACGTTCCACGCCATGCAGAAGTTGGCAGCTGGATTCTCGCTCGACCTCCTGAGTTTTCTCGCCTCCGGCGAGGCAAGCCCGCCTGCCGGTCGGCGCAGCATCACCCGACAGGACGATGGTACCCGCCACGAAACGCCGAACTATGGTCTGCGGCTGTTGATGGAAGAGGTCCGCAACACCGCCTTCATGGCGGTGGAGGTTCTGGTCAGAGCACGATCGCTCGACCAGTTCCCGGATTGGGACCGGCATGACGACGAGGACTTCATGTATGTTCTCGAAGGCGATATCACGCTCTACACCGAACACTACGCGCCAGCCGTGCTGAAATCCGGCGACGCCGTCTACTTCGATGCGCGCCTTGGCCACGCCTGCATATCGACCAGCGACAACGATGCCCGGCTGTTGTGGGTGACCGCTCCGCTTGGCGGGCGCTTCAGCCGTTCAGACGATGACCATGCCGATGGAACGGCGTCGGCCTGACAGCTCAGCCGGTATGGCGCCTGTCAGCCTCATCGTCCGGCGCATCGTTGTTTTCCGTCGAAAGGTCGTCGGCCGTCTGGACGCGGTTGCGTCCCCGTCGCTTGGCCAGATAGAGCGCCTCGTCGGCTACAGCCAGCAACGACCGAGCAGTACGGCCATGCCTCGGCGCAAAGGCCACACCAATGCTACCGCCGATACGCAGCACCTGCCCCTCGAACTCGATTGGCGTCTGCGCATCGTTGACGAGACCGGTGGCAAGTTCGGACGCATCCTTGCCGGTTGACCGCAGGATGACGGCAAATTCATCGCCGCCAAGGCGGGCAACAGTTCCGCGCGCACCAACCCGCAGGCGGTAACGTTCGGCCATCGTCACCAAGACTGCGTCACCCGCCGCATGGCCGTGCTCATCGTTGACGGCCTTGAACTCGTCGAGATCGGCAAAGATCAGCGCGAATGGACGTTTTTTGACGTCGAGCAGGGCCGCAGCGAGCACTTCGTCGAAGCCGCTGCGATTGAGCAGCCCGGTGAGACGATCGTGTTTCGCCATGTGGCGGTTTCGCGCCTCGCTCTGCTGCAGGGCGGAAAAGACGGAGGAGAACCTGAGGGCCACAAACGCCATCAGCAGGGTAGCCGCGATCGCGATGACGATGACGCTCGGCAGGATTTCCGCGCGGACGAAGCCGCCGGGCGATTTGGGCGTCCAGGCGACGACAAGGCATGAGACATCAGCGCAGCGACCGGCGGAGACGTGCACGCCGTCGGCCGGCCGCTGTGACAATGGCACGAAAGCGAGGCCGGTTACGCCAAGCTTTGCCTCGATTTCGCGCAGCGACCGCGCCGTCAGCGGGCGAACCGAAACCATGAACACCGGCTTGCGGCGTTCGGCCGGCAGCTGCAGCGTTTCCGGGATGACGGCCTGAACGACGGCTATGCTCATCTGGCCCTCGATCTGGCGCATATCCACGGCATGAATGCCGGGCACGATCGGCGTGACCGATTGCCGATCAGGCTGGGGGATATCGAGCGTATAGGTGCCGTTGTTGTTTCTCAACGCGTTGTCGTAGCGGCGTCGGGCTTCGTCGAGCAGATCTTCGACGTCGTGAAGCGGGGCATCGGCCGCCTCCGCCGGCACGACCAGCCCATCCTTCACCGCGGTCGAGACATGCCCGTCGGCATCGCTGACGATCAGCCAGGAAAAGCCGTAGTCCTCCCACAGCCAACCCGCCAATTCCGGGGCCACAAAGGTATCGCTCAGCCGTCCGGCCGCAAGTTCCGCATAGGTCGCATTCCAGAAGGAAACCTGGGCCTGAAACTGGACGGCGGCTTCCATCTGGTGCCGCAATTCGATTGCCACCAGCCGGCGTTCCGCCGAAAGACCGAAGCGATCGGCCTCGACGACGGAGCGGTTGAGAACGAAGATGAGGCTGGCGATCGTCAGGATCGCGACCAGGGTACAGGCCGCATGGATCGCCCACACCGCCCTGTTGCGCTTCGGTTGCCGAAACTTTTGCTCGATCACGCCAGCGCCCCCTCACCGGACCAGCCGTCAAAGGCGAGGGGTGGCACCGGTCAGACGCCACCCTAAAGATCAAAGCAGAAATTTAGTTTAAGCAAGCTGGTATTTGAAAGCCTTAAAGACTTCAACCGCCTAGTAAAGCCGACAATCACCAGTCGTGCGACTGTTAGTTGGACTGCACAGCCGGACGCAACAAGGAGACGATTTCGTCGTCGCCTTCGTCGCGCGCCAGGTCGCGGATCGACCTCGTACCAGTACCATCACGCAGGTTGGCGTTCGCGCCTTTTTCGAGCAACAGCTTCACCACGGATGGCCTCCTGTTGACGACAGCGATAGCGAGCGGCGTCATCCAGTCGCTCTGCGGGTTTGGCCGCCCACGCCCACGGAACTGACCGAAGGGGATGTCGAGCAACTCCGGCTTTTCATTGACGATCTCGAGCACCCGCTCTCCCTTGTCGAAGGCAGCGGCCGCAAACAGGTCGAGCGGCTGTGTCTCGAGGAAGCGCACCATATCGGCCTTGCCGTTGTATTCGGCCCAGCCGATCGGCGGTGCGTGATGATACGGGTCGCGCGCCATGGCCGAGCGACAGCATCAGCGCCACCTGGGCCGGCTGGGCTTCACCCGCAGCCTCATGCAGGATCGCCGGATGGGCCGCCTGCGTGCGCGAAACAAGCGCCGCATCCCCGGCTGCCAGCGCCTTTGCCGCCGTCGCATTTCCCTCACCGATCGCCCGCGCGAGGCGATCGACATCGGTGAGTTCCGCGACCGTGGCGCCATGGGCCACCAGATAGCCGGCAAGGGTCGGATCACCGCCGAGCTCGGCCCATTGGTAGGGCGTGCGACCTTTCACGACGCGGTTTACGTCGGCCCCATGCTCGACCAGCAGCCGCACACGGTCCGTCATCTTCTTTTCCAGCGCCCAGGCAAGTTGATAGTCGAAGACCCTTTCGCTGTTCTCGATCAACTGACCGTCTTCGCGGACAAGCCAGTTGTTCCTGTCCTTTGCGCTTAGCCCATACCGCAACAAAAGACCGATGAAGGTGTTATCGGGCTCGAACATGCGGTTATAGAGCGCCTGGCTATCATTGGCCGTAGCGCCGGCCTTAAGCAGGAGTTCGGCAAAGGCGACGCAATCCGGATGTTCTGGCTGACGCTCTTTGCCCGCCTCGCCCTGGCCGAAGACGCCCGTCAGCGCGGTAAAACGATATTGCCCGTCGTCCATCCAGAAGGCATTGGCATCGGCGCCACACGCAATGAGCCGTTCAGCCGCTGCAAGGGAAGATCTGCCGGGAACGCGGGCATAGGCCGCGTAGAGCAGAGGCTCCCAATCGTAAGGCCCACCACGCTTGCCGGAGAGTTTCGGATCCGTGTCGAGCCAACGGTCGATGGCGTCGCCATCGCCAAGAGCGGCTGCTACATGGATGCTTTCACGGGCAATTTCTGGATGCTCGTCGAGCAAGGCTTTCGCCTGGGCATATCGCTCCGGGTCCGCAGCGATGTCGCCGAAATAGGACACGGTCGCCAATGCGAGGAAGCGATTGGCAAGCTGTTCGGTGGCGGGCTTGCCGCCCTGAGCGCGTTCGAGATGCGTTTTCAATCGGGTCCAGCTGGAGAAGCCGAACTCCCGGGCGATGACCAGTTGGGCATCCTGCAGGCCGATTGTGGCCGGCTCGGAGAAATAGGACAGCGCCCGCTGGCGTGCCGCGGCATCGCCAGCCTTCAGGGCTTTGTGAAAAGCCTTGGCCTGCTTGCGGATGGAATAGAGGGTAGCGTTCGCGGAAAGATCGCGCGTGATCATGAAAGACCTCCTTTCATTCACGTCCGGTATCCGCGCCCACAGACTGAAAAGAGGTGTGGCAACCAAGTCCAGTGAAACAGGTGGGTCTGGCCCTTCCCGCGGATCGGGTGCGCCCTGCGAACGACACGATCGCTAGCACGCAGCCGATATTCTTGTCCACTGCATGTTTCCTTAAATCCTATCCGATTTAAGGATAAAACATGCAGCAATTCAAAGTGCTACAGCGACCTTTGCGCGTCTGATAAGACGCGCGGCGCTGTAGGCTTCTCAGCTTTCCGGTTCGTAGCGAACGAAAGCAAAGCGATCCCCCTTGGGCGACCAGTTGGGAACATTCATCGTGCCCTGCCCGCCGAAGAGCTCGAACAGCTCGCGCGCGTTGCTGCCATCCATCTCCATCAATCGCAGACGGACGTTCAGGTCCCGCGGATGATCGAAGACATCGCCGTCATAGGAGAGAACCAGAAGGTGTCTTCCGTCGGGCGACGGATGCGGGAACCAGTCGCCATAGGGGCTGTCGGTCACGCGCTCAACGTCGGTGCCGTCGGGACGAACGCGCCAGATCTGCATGCGGCCAGTGCGGCTGGAGTTGAAGTAGATCCACGCTCCATCCGGCGACCAGTCCGGCCCGTCGTTGCGGCCTTCGCCCTGCGTCAGTCGCCGCTCTTCGCCGCCTTCGACCGAGATCGTATAGATATCGAAGACCTGATCACGAATACCGCAATAGGTCAGTGCGCCGCCATCCGGCGACCAGCCGTGCCAGTAGGACGGGAGGTTGGGGGTGACAAGCCGCGGAGTGCCGCCAGAAGCCGGCAGCAGGTAGATCGCCGACTTGCCGAACTCGGTCTTGTCGCTGATCGCAATCGTGCTGCCATCAGGCGAAATGCCGTGGTCATTGTTGCAGAGATGGGCAAAGCCGGTTTCGATCTCGACCGGCTCCGAGCCGTCGAAGGCCAGCCGGTAAAGCCGGCCGTCGCCATTGATGATGAGATATCGCCCGTCCGGAGACCAATTCGGCGCCTCGACCAGCCGCTCCGTCTGCCAGACGACGCGAGTCTCGGCGGTAACGATGTCATAGGTTTCGATGGAACTGCGCATACGCTTCTCCTGCCGCAACCGCAGCTATTTGCTTTCTTCGCCCCGTGGCAGCACCGCCAAGACTTTGGCGCAGATCGACCGCATCAAGATGACGCTGCGCTGGTCTTGCCAGGTCGAGACCAAGCCCCAGGCCAGCAGCAGAAGAATGCAGACGAAGGCGACGCCGACGGTGACGAGACTACCGGTCGCAAGACCATAGACACCGAACACGGCCGGCGTCGCGAAACAGGCGATCTGCGCCGAAAGCTGCCCACCGGCAGAAACGTCGCTCAGCGACCACAGCCGGATCAGCCGGATTTCCTCCTCGGTGAACTCCGGCTGGCTTTCCTTGCCGTCCCGCCCTTCGGGGATGCGCTCACCGTCTATCCCCGATCGCGGAACCGGTTGGTGATTGGATAGCGCCGATCGCGGCCAAAATTCTTCTTGGTGATCTTCACGCCGGGCGCCGACTGTCGGCGCTTGTATTCGGCGATATAGAGCAGATGTTCGATGCGGTGTACCGTTGTCTCGTCATGACCACGAGCAACGATCTCCTCCGTGCTCATCTCCTTTTCGACGAGGCACTCCAGAATGTCATCGAGCACCGGATAGGGCGGCAGTGAATCCTGGTCCGTCTGGTTGGGGCGAAGCTCGGCCGACGGCGCCTTGTCGATGATGTTTTGCGGGATGACCACGCCGGATGGACCGAGCGCGCCCGGCGGCACGGTGGTGTTGCGCCAGCGCGAGATGCCATAGACCTCCATCTTGTAGAGGTCCTTGATCGGATTGAAGCCGCCGTTCATATCGCCATAGAGCGTGGCGTAGCCGACCGACATTTCCGACTTGTTGCCGGTGGTGACCACCATCGAGCCGAACTTGTTGGAGACGGCCATCAGGATCGTGCCGCGCGTGCGGCTCTGCAGGTTTTCCTCGGTGATGCCCGATTCCGTGCCCTCGAACATATCGGCCAGCGCGCCGAGAAATCCTTCGACCGGCTCTTCGATCGGCACGATATCGTAGCGGCAGCCGAGCGCTTCGGCGCAATCCTTGGCGTCCTTCAGCGAGTCCTTCGAGGTGTAGCGGTAAGGCAGCATGATCGTGCGTACCCGCTCCTCGCCGAGCGCATCAACGGCAAGTGCTGCGCAGATCGCCGAGTCGATGCCGCCGGACAGGCCGAGCACGACGTTCTTGAAACCGTTCTTGTTGACGTAGTCGCGGAAGCCGAGCATGCAGGCGCGATAGTCTGCCTCCTCCCGCTCCGGCAGGCGCGATTGCAGGCCGCCGGCACAGTGCCAGCCATTGTCGCCCTTTTTCCATTCGACGATCGACAGCGCCTCCTCGAACTGGCTCATCTGGAAGGCGAGCGACTTGTCCGTGTTGAAGGCGAAGCTCGCGCCGTCGAACACCAGTTCATCCTGACCGCCGAGCTGGTTGGCATAGATCATCGGCAGGCCGGTCTCTATCACCTGCTTGAGCACGACCTGATGGCGCACGTCCACCTTGCCGCGATGATAGGGCGAGCCGTTCGGTGACAGCAGGATTTCGGCGCCGCTTTCCGCCAGTGTCTCGCACACACCAAGATCGCCCCAGATGTCCTCGCAGATCGGGATACCAATGCGAATGCCGCGGAAATTGACCGGCCCTGGCATCTCGCCCTGGTCGAACACCCGCTTCTCGTCGAACTCGCCGTAATTCGGCAGATCGACCTTGTCGCGTACCGCAATGATCTTGCCGCCATCGAGCACGGCGACGGCATTGTGGCGCCCGGTCTTGGCCAGGCGCGGGAAGCCGATAATGACGCCCGGGCCGCCGTCGGCGGTCTCCTCGGCCAACTTTTCCACCGCCTGTAAACAGGCCTTGAGAAAAGCAGGCTTGAGAACCAGATCCTCCGGCGGATAGCCGGAAATGAAGAGCTCGGTGAGCAGCAGGAGGTCGGCGCCCTGGCGCGCCGCATCGGCGCGCGCCTCACGCGCTTTCGCCAGGTTTCCGGCGATATCGCCGACGGTCGGATTGAGCTGGGCGATTGCGATACGAAGCAGGGTGGGAGCGGCTTTGTGAGCGGTCATGAGCGGGCCTGTCGGTCTGTTCTCGAACGAATGCGTCTGACTTTCGCCCCGATCTTTAGCGCAATCCGCGCGAAAATGCCCACAGCCAATCGCCGCGAAGCGAAAAATTCCAAAAAATTCTGCGTTTCCGGTTTGTTATCGGCGCCGGCTCGCGCGTCCTCACGTCACGAAAACCTGTTTCCAAACACCCTGAACAAGTCATTCATCCCCTGTTCAAAATGACAGTCGTATGACAGCTACACGACACATTGATGAAATTGGAGAAGACGTTGGCCAATATCGATTCAGCCGTAGCGAGGAGATCACGAGTCTACGCTGGTAGACCCGGATTTGCCGCGCGGCACGCCAAGACGCTGACCTCCGCACGCAGTGCATTGTTCTCGCTGTCGATCGCGGCAGCCCTCGTTTTTGCAGTCGAGTTGATCGTGCGCCAGTCCATGGCCGACACGGTCGCCTACTTCCTCGATCCGACGCGCCCCGCATGGACCACCATCGGTGCATTCTTCCTGATCCTTCTCGCCATCGATGGCGTTTTCGGCCGCGAACACAAGTCCGCCGTGGTGCTCGCGCCGCTGGCGATCATACCGGCCATCATCTGCCAGCAGAAGCAGGTCTTTCTCTCCGACCCGCTCTATCCGACCGACTTCCTCTTTGGCCGCCAGATCCTCGAATTGATGCCTGTGCTTGTCAAGGATCGTCCGTGGACGGCCGTCGGCATCGTTGTCGGCCTCATCGCAGCCGTTACAACCATCGGCCTGTTGCTGCGTTACGCCTGGCGCAACTTCCCCAAGCTGACACGCCGCGAGCGCATCGCTCGCGCAGCTTTTGCGCTGCCGCTGCTCTTCGCCTTCTGGCACATCATGGATTACAACCAGTTCTCCTGGATCCGTGA harbors:
- a CDS encoding NAD+ synthase, producing MTAHKAAPTLLRIAIAQLNPTVGDIAGNLAKAREARADAARQGADLLLLTELFISGYPPEDLVLKPAFLKACLQAVEKLAEETADGGPGVIIGFPRLAKTGRHNAVAVLDGGKIIAVRDKVDLPNYGEFDEKRVFDQGEMPGPVNFRGIRIGIPICEDIWGDLGVCETLAESGAEILLSPNGSPYHRGKVDVRHQVVLKQVIETGLPMIYANQLGGQDELVFDGASFAFNTDKSLAFQMSQFEEALSIVEWKKGDNGWHCAGGLQSRLPEREEADYRACMLGFRDYVNKNGFKNVVLGLSGGIDSAICAALAVDALGEERVRTIMLPYRYTSKDSLKDAKDCAEALGCRYDIVPIEEPVEGFLGALADMFEGTESGITEENLQSRTRGTILMAVSNKFGSMVVTTGNKSEMSVGYATLYGDMNGGFNPIKDLYKMEVYGISRWRNTTVPPGALGPSGVVIPQNIIDKAPSAELRPNQTDQDSLPPYPVLDDILECLVEKEMSTEEIVARGHDETTVHRIEHLLYIAEYKRRQSAPGVKITKKNFGRDRRYPITNRFRDRG